The following DNA comes from Chelmon rostratus isolate fCheRos1 chromosome 20, fCheRos1.pri, whole genome shotgun sequence.
GTTGAAAGCTGCGATAAACCCACTGCGTTTTCTGTGTGGAAATACATCTTTAAGAAGAGACAATGAGTCAGCGGCAGATCATTCAAGGTGAGACTCATAAGCTGTTTATTCATACAGGAAAGATTCAGGTGAGAGTCCaactgtctttctgtctgctgtttgcagtttttgAGCAGTATCAGAAATCAAGAATGCAGTTCGTGCAAACTGTTGCTGACCTGGCATCCCGACCACAAAACATAGAAATCCTCCTAAATGCTGGTAAGCAACAAGATTATGTGACTATACGTTAGCATTAGCTGCCATACCCAGTGTTTGgtcccctcctgtcctctctgcaggtgtgatgTCCATGCTGCGTCCCCTGATACTGGACGTGGTCCCCGGCATCCAGCAGACGGCCGCTCTGGCTCTGGGCCGCCTGGCGGACCACAGTGATGACCTGGCCGAGGCCGTGGTGAAGGAAGGCATCCTGCCTCAGCTGGTCCACTCTCTGGCATCACAGAATGTCAGTATCTCATCTTTTGGACATGCAAGTGCTAGTTTACTACAGGCAGCACACTAAAGTGCCCTGTAGaggctggtgtttgtgtgtgtgtgtgtgtgtgtgtgtgtgtgtgtgtgtgtgtgtgtgtgtgtgtttgtgtgtgtgtgtgtgtgtgtgagagagagagagggagatagacAGAGACCCTGTAGGACCTCCGGGTCAGCCCCCTGAATATCAGAGTGTTTTGGGCCAGCTTGGCAGTTCGCCTGGGAGCTACTTCAAAACCTAAGAGCCCTTTACCACGAGAGTAACCAggcctttgttttgtctctctcagCCCACTCAGCCTCTGAAAGGAGGGAGATGTGGTTTAGTTCTTGTTATTAATGGGACACTGCAGTCTTATGTAATAAACCTAAAACCTGACACTAATCACTTTATAttttctaaacacacacacacacacacatttatgtcaAATATGGCGAGAAttcagtgtttgctgcagagttATATTGCAGAGGGTGAGAAATCTCCATTTAAACCCGTAGAAAAACATGGCTTTGCAGCTTTAAAAGGTGGGGTGACCCCCCACACAAGGGGTCTGTTTGGGATCCCAGAGACCCTGTTTTTAACAGCTCAAAAAACATACTTAACATTGTTTTGTCAGCTTAATTCCTCATGACTTTTCAAATGTGATCAGAGCTGCACCGTGATGTTGAGAATTAAACTTCCCTGCAGTCTAATTGATCCAAAACACAAGATACATTAGTTGTAACAGACTTTCCTGCCtgtgaatcatgtttttttgaCCAAAGGAATATTGGTAATATTAAGGTGctcatattcaccattaactagttgcttattagcatgcatgttagtagcatattggctctttgtTAGTCATTACAGAGCACTAATTAATGCCTTTTTCAGGGGTTAGAGTTaataagaaaagataaaataagatcaactttattaatccccagatgGGGAAATTTGGTTATTTGTTATTAAGGGTTAGGATTAGGTTATTAAGATTGTAATTCGTGTACAACAGCTTCCTTACTCGCCATCAGTAAGCAGTAATTAGaaggttattgagggaaaactcttgTAGAATATGTCTatgcagaaaaatatataaatgactgctttataatgacaataaagagCCACTATGCTACTAATATGTAATTAGTCAATGGTgaaatatgtgtaccttaattAATAAAGTGTCATTTATGGAGTTCCTAGGGGAACTCTGGAGTGCATGAACCTTTCtagcatacaaacacatttccttATTTGGTGTAATAACAATGCTTTCAGGTCAATTACATATTTGGGCCTGGTGTGAGGGCTTCTTTTCTGTTGACTGAGTTTATTGGGTCAGTAGAAAAgaatagatatatatatatctgaaagaaaaaaaaagttgattttgcatttatttatttatttttttacacatgcagcatgaAGTAATGTAGGACTCCAAAAAATGAGGAATTAAAGCCTACAAAACATGAGGGTCAAACAGTACAGAGGGAACTCTAGGATGTTTAAAtgagttaaaaaataaagtatttaaaaatacatacagtagCCTATATACAGGCAGAAAAAATCTAATCTCATTGCAGGCTTTACATGGAGGTTTCCCATCAAAACATAGGACAATGTAACTGTGACAGCTgatgtgtgtacctgtgtgtgtttgcatgcagagGTTCTACAAGAAGGCAGCAGCATTTGTGCTGCGTGCGGTTGCCAAACACTCCCCGGAGCTGTCCCAGGCCGTGGTGGCCTGTGGGGGAGTTGATGCCCTGGTCCTCTGCCTGGAGGATTTTGACCCCGGGGTGAAGGAGGCCGCCGCCTGGGCTCTAGGCTACATCGCACGACACAACACATGTAACGaagtcacactgacacacttaGATTTTTATGAtttccttctttattttttctcatcTTCATGTGATTCTTTGCCTTGGGACTCAACACCCTCTCCGTACTttacctgcatgtgtttgtttttcccaccACTTTTCATCACTGTGCAGTGTTGTCTCAGTCGGTCGTGGATGCGGGTGCTGTTCCCCTGCTGGTGATGTGTCTCCTGGAGCCTGAGATGGCCCTCAAACGCATCGCGGCCTCCACCCTCAGTGAcatctccaaacacacaccGGAGTTGGCCCACACTGTGGTGGACAATGGTGCCATTGCACACCTGGCACAGATGATCCTCAACCCAGACGCCAAACTCAAGGTAAAACAGCCTCACttaaaacagcagctggtgGAACTCAGCTGGCCATGTATGATGGCATGGatgaaagaaacacatttttaacccTAACGCCTCATTTTATGGAATCACAGACACTGATCACGTTtcttaattttcatttttcttctttgtaaGATGTTTGCAAGCTTTATAACAATGCTTACaaaataaggtaaaaataatcaatagcTGACACATGCATGCTAAATATTCATGTAGCCTAAGTGCCCTCTATTGTTTTGATCACTGAATCTTAAGGCCGTTTTAAATAACACTAGGAATGCTTTCCTTTAATGCTTTTACTTGTatgtcatcatgttactgtTATATTATCACATAATATCACTGAATGATTATTAAAGGCTCCTTTTCAGCAGATTTGTGAAAATATCTCTATTTTAAAATCTGCACTCAAAAGAGATATTTTTTCTTTATGGTTTCTATTGGGCTCTGTCCCACGTATTTGTTCTCTTTCCCCCTCATTCACCTTTTTAACAAACCTCTCACCCTGTCTGAATTCCATGTGATACATTGTGAATTAATTACAGTGATTTGGAAAATTTTCTGCAACATGATTTTATtgaaaatacacagtaaaaattATTCTTTGTcatgaatgaaacatgtttttcatcttgaacttaaatttaaaacaatgctttgctttctttctaCATTGAGAAGGTTACAAATTACCATTGTATTAACTCAACATTTCTGAGTAAACACTATAGATTACCATGTTATGAAGACTTGCAGAAACTTGGTCTAAAAGAGTAACAAAATTGTGTTGACATTTTGTAGATCCTGCGAGCCACACAGTCATGCATAACTCAGGTTTCTAGAAGATTCTTTTAAAACCtcaaaaaaaggtgaaatttGATCAAAAAGTGGCGCCTATCCAACATGAAGCCGTAACTGAATTTCCAATAAATGTGAATTAGGTCTGGAGATAATTCCTACATGTCTTTGCCTCTGTGCAGAGGCAGGTGTTCTCAGCCCTCAGTCAGATCAGCAAACACTCGGTCAGCCTGGCAGAGATGGTGATAGAGGCTGAGATCTTCCCTGCAGCTGTGGCCTGCCTCAGGGATCCAGACGAGTACGTCAGAAAGAACGTCACCACCCTGATGAGGGAGGTGGTGAAACACACGCCTGAGgtactgcgcacacacacacacacacactttaaagcACAACTATGCATGGCTGCACACAAAGTAaagcttctctctgtgtgtgtgtgtctctagCTGTCCCAGGTGATTGTGAATTGTGGCGGCATGGCAGCAGTGATTGACTATCTGGGCGACTGCCGTGGAAACCTGCGGCTGCCGGGGATCATGATGCTGGGATATGTGGCAGCTCACAGTGAGAACCTCGCCATGGCTGTCATTCTCTCCAAGGTGTGCGTGCATGGCGGTTAATCTCTCGTCTGATTCCTCTCAACAAGCCAAAACCACCACTAAAACCAGAGATGTCCCCTCAGGTCGGGTATGTAGGTCATGCTGACTGAACCAGTCCCCTTGTGCTGTGTGTCCCCCTGTCCTGCAGGGGGTGCCCCAGCTGGCCCTTTGTCTGTCAGAGGAGTCTGAACATCACATCAAGGCTGCCACGGCCTGGTCCATCGGCCAGATAGGCCATCACACCCCTGAGCACGCCAAGGCGGTGTCCACAGCCAACCTGCTGCCCAGACTGCTGGAACTCTACATGGACgccagcagctcagaggacCTACAGGCTAAAGtaagagctgcagctctgcaggttgATGAGCATTGACATGTGCAGTACCTTTTATTTCCCTTGTTCTATTCAGAGTAAGAAGGCTCTGAAGAGCATCCTGCAGAAGTGCATCGACCTGCCAGCTCTAGAGCCCCTCCTCtatgatgtccccagcaacaTCCTCAAACACGTACTCTGCCAGTTCAGCAAGGTGAGTGAGTCTACGGCCAGTGTCACAACCTGAATCTGTATTTGTTAGGAAATCAAAATTAATGCCAGTTTTTCAAGCTTTGGTGATTCTGAACTTTTCCCCTCCCTCCGTAGGTGCTGCCTCATGACAGTAAGGCTCGCCGTCTGTTCGTGACCAGCGGGGGGCTGAAGAAAGTCCAGGAGATCCAAGCTGAACCCGGCTCCCTTCTGCAGGAGCACATCAACGCTATCAACAGCTGTTTCCCTGAAGAGATCgtcaggtgtgttttcattccccactacacacacacacacacacacacaaacaaacgcacaTGCATAAACGTAAACAGTAATCTAGGAGTGACTGATCAGATCACATGACCATATAGACAGTAGTAATTTAAGAGCCGTGTAATGACTCACTCACATTTTTGGCACTATTTTCTTTCTCCACCCAGTGTTTCCTGTCACCGTCAGCTAAAACAATGCTTCAACAATCACATGAGCCTAAATAAATTCCAATAAAATGAACAAGTAAAATTCCACTATAATTAGAATCCGTGTTA
Coding sequences within:
- the spag6 gene encoding sperm-associated antigen 6, with protein sequence MSQRQIIQVFEQYQKSRMQFVQTVADLASRPQNIEILLNAGVMSMLRPLILDVVPGIQQTAALALGRLADHSDDLAEAVVKEGILPQLVHSLASQNRFYKKAAAFVLRAVAKHSPELSQAVVACGGVDALVLCLEDFDPGVKEAAAWALGYIARHNTLLSQSVVDAGAVPLLVMCLLEPEMALKRIAASTLSDISKHTPELAHTVVDNGAIAHLAQMILNPDAKLKRQVFSALSQISKHSVSLAEMVIEAEIFPAAVACLRDPDEYVRKNVTTLMREVVKHTPELSQVIVNCGGMAAVIDYLGDCRGNLRLPGIMMLGYVAAHSENLAMAVILSKGVPQLALCLSEESEHHIKAATAWSIGQIGHHTPEHAKAVSTANLLPRLLELYMDASSSEDLQAKSKKALKSILQKCIDLPALEPLLYDVPSNILKHVLCQFSKVLPHDSKARRLFVTSGGLKKVQEIQAEPGSLLQEHINAINSCFPEEIVRYYSPGYSEVLLERLENYQPA